From a single Paenibacillus sp. FSL W8-0426 genomic region:
- a CDS encoding lipoate--protein ligase, with translation MLFVDNQGITDPSVNLAIEEYILKHLPMDDSYLLFYINRPSIIIGKHQNTIEEINIEYVQDNNVQVVRRLSGGGAVYHDLGNLNFSFITKDDGQSFHNFRKFTQPVVEALHELGVNAELTGRNDLQVGERKISGNAQFSTRGRMFSHGTLMFDLNLDHVQASLNVNPEKFKSKSTKSVRSRVANIRELMSSDMTIEAFRGELLRHIFGMEPNEVPQYHLTEKDWEKINEISAERYKNWDWNYGQSPESNVKHSRKFPVGIIDLRMNIKDGRIEDIKIFGDFFGVGDVADIEDMLRGKRYEESDVREAIKDLDVKHYFGNLELEDFIGLIFLEE, from the coding sequence ATGCTGTTTGTCGACAACCAGGGCATCACGGATCCTTCGGTAAACCTCGCCATCGAGGAATACATCCTGAAGCATCTGCCGATGGACGACAGTTATTTGCTGTTCTACATCAACCGCCCTTCCATCATCATCGGAAAACACCAGAACACGATTGAGGAAATCAACATCGAGTACGTTCAGGATAACAACGTTCAAGTCGTGAGACGTCTGTCGGGCGGCGGCGCCGTTTACCACGATCTCGGCAATCTCAACTTCAGCTTCATCACGAAGGATGACGGCCAGTCCTTCCACAATTTCCGCAAATTCACCCAGCCTGTCGTCGAAGCGCTCCATGAACTTGGCGTCAACGCCGAATTGACCGGACGGAACGACCTGCAGGTGGGCGAACGCAAAATTTCGGGCAATGCTCAGTTCTCCACCCGCGGCCGCATGTTCAGTCACGGCACGCTGATGTTCGACTTGAACCTGGACCACGTACAGGCTTCCCTGAACGTCAATCCCGAGAAGTTCAAATCCAAAAGCACCAAGTCGGTCCGCAGCCGCGTCGCCAACATTCGCGAGTTGATGAGCAGCGACATGACGATCGAAGCGTTCCGCGGCGAATTGCTGCGCCACATTTTCGGTATGGAGCCTAACGAAGTTCCGCAATACCATTTGACCGAGAAGGACTGGGAGAAAATCAACGAAATCTCTGCCGAGCGCTACAAAAACTGGGACTGGAACTACGGCCAGTCGCCGGAAAGCAATGTGAAGCATTCCCGCAAATTCCCTGTCGGCATCATCGATCTGCGCATGAACATCAAGGACGGACGCATCGAAGACATTAAAATCTTCGGCGATTTCTTCGGCGTAGGCGACGTGGCGGACATTGAGGACATGCTGCGCGGCAAGCGTTACGAGGAAAGCGACGTGCGGGAAGCTATCAAGGACCTCGACGTCAAGCATTACTTCGGCAACCTGGAGCTGGAAGATTTCATCGGCCTGATTTTCCTGGAAGAGTAG
- a CDS encoding Cof-type HAD-IIB family hydrolase, whose translation MTYKLIAIDIDDTLINDDKEVTPATQTALEQAVAHGVVVTLATGRAYASAQALARQTKLNVPIITYQGALVKNLLDEHVLYERYVPQDASRKLFDYCLEHNLHLQTYIDDKLYAREENDKLRDYAKLNGTQYHIEPDFIKVIEQKTPKLLIIDEPDYLDKVAVDLRELLGPEVHITKSKPYFLEIMHREGTKGHALTFLAEHFGHELSECIAIGDSWNDHEMLEVAGLGVAMGNAIPALKELADYITLSNNEDGVKHVIEKFVLNAE comes from the coding sequence ATGACTTACAAACTGATCGCCATCGACATCGATGACACCCTGATCAACGACGACAAAGAAGTGACCCCTGCCACGCAAACCGCATTGGAGCAAGCCGTTGCTCACGGCGTGGTGGTTACGCTGGCCACCGGCCGCGCTTACGCCTCCGCTCAAGCGTTGGCACGCCAAACGAAGCTGAACGTGCCGATCATCACGTATCAAGGCGCCCTGGTCAAAAACCTGCTGGATGAGCATGTGCTCTATGAGCGCTATGTTCCGCAAGACGCTTCCCGCAAGCTGTTCGACTACTGCCTGGAGCATAATCTGCACCTGCAAACGTACATCGACGACAAGCTGTATGCCCGCGAAGAAAACGACAAGCTGCGCGATTATGCCAAACTGAATGGCACGCAGTACCACATTGAACCGGACTTCATTAAAGTGATCGAGCAGAAAACGCCGAAGCTGTTGATCATCGACGAGCCGGATTACTTGGATAAAGTGGCCGTAGATCTGCGCGAACTGCTCGGACCTGAGGTGCACATCACCAAATCCAAACCGTACTTCCTGGAAATCATGCACCGCGAAGGAACCAAAGGACATGCCTTGACCTTCCTGGCCGAGCATTTCGGCCACGAGCTCAGCGAGTGCATCGCCATCGGCGACTCGTGGAACGACCATGAAATGTTGGAAGTTGCCGGATTAGGCGTGGCCATGGGCAATGCGATTCCTGCACTGAAAGAACTGGCCGATTACATCACGCTGAGCAACAACGAAGACGGCGTAAAACACGTTATCGAGAAGTTTGTGCTGAACGCGGAATAA
- a CDS encoding adenosylcobinamide amidohydrolase gives MTLPFRDVEGNLAAAGTAYTSVTWPGLRVTIHERHVKASVPSPVPALSSAIVGGGMTELDRVFNIYVDKHYRCDDPLRDIERLLAEWQEPRDLCSGLLTAVKLQHTSIQEWDGSDFGLLCCTTAGVSNAARAGSDRLVFDACGNEAEENSIRDAVYVPGTINIMLWVNGRMTPGAMVNAVQTAVEAKAAALADCGVRDADNGLSATGTTTDAIVLAVRQDHADKPLVQYAGTATVMGAAIGRLVYDTVKESLEAGQWVRRQEGEPR, from the coding sequence ATGACATTGCCGTTTCGCGACGTGGAGGGCAACCTTGCCGCGGCGGGGACCGCTTATACTTCTGTGACTTGGCCGGGCCTCCGCGTTACGATTCATGAGCGTCATGTCAAAGCGTCCGTGCCTTCTCCCGTGCCGGCCCTGTCCAGCGCGATCGTTGGCGGAGGCATGACGGAGCTGGACCGCGTGTTCAACATTTACGTCGACAAGCACTACCGCTGTGATGATCCTCTGAGGGACATCGAACGGCTGCTGGCCGAATGGCAGGAGCCGCGTGATCTGTGTTCCGGTTTGCTGACAGCGGTCAAGCTGCAGCATACGTCCATTCAGGAATGGGACGGATCGGATTTCGGACTGCTGTGCTGCACAACCGCAGGTGTGTCCAATGCTGCCCGTGCCGGTTCGGACCGGCTCGTCTTTGATGCGTGCGGTAACGAAGCGGAGGAGAATTCGATCCGGGACGCCGTTTATGTGCCGGGCACCATCAACATCATGTTGTGGGTGAACGGGCGCATGACGCCGGGAGCAATGGTCAATGCCGTACAGACTGCTGTGGAAGCAAAAGCCGCGGCGCTGGCCGATTGCGGCGTGCGTGACGCCGACAACGGACTGTCGGCGACGGGGACAACGACGGATGCCATCGTGCTCGCCGTCCGGCAGGATCATGCAGACAAACCTTTGGTCCAATACGCGGGTACGGCAACGGTCATGGGCGCAGCCATCGGCAGACTGGTGTATGACACTGTGAAAGAGAGCCTTGAGGCAGGGCAATGGGTACGGCGGCAGGAGGGGGAACCGCGATGA
- a CDS encoding PLP-dependent aminotransferase family protein: protein MSKAILMSDNSLKLYEQVVHYLVVRIEAGEWAEHEKMPSVRSLSEQLGVHRLTVFKAYQELKERGHVYVKDKAGYFVSPADPAPVTDQADDPAVSAWLHWDSLARVQSLEADFQFSKSLIDPALLPNLYWGELMRELLDQYPRLLGTYSTIQGDLELRSALAAHLTAKERFFVSADEVLIATGAQQAIDLIARSLIRPGDRVMVERPTYGPAMEIFRKQGARLVFADMHDEGYDMEQIERLMRQEKPRLFYLTPTFQNPTGLNIGAEQRKQLPELAEQYGCFLLEDDSTYDIYFGEKPPPPIFTYDTTGHTLYIRSYSKYVVPGLRIAAIMCRPRFMPGLLAIKTLADNGSPLLNQKLFLRYFQSPRMHQHLSKLRTAIQLRMEVMEQCLLETDWVWTKPEGGLNIWAELPEGIDTGRLLHRCMEHSVAFVPGTVFDPSDASASRKLRLSFSYAHEQQIREGMGRLIEIARKA, encoded by the coding sequence TTGAGCAAAGCCATTTTGATGTCTGATAACAGTCTGAAACTGTATGAGCAAGTCGTGCATTATCTTGTTGTTCGCATCGAAGCCGGTGAATGGGCCGAACATGAAAAGATGCCTTCCGTACGCAGCTTGTCCGAACAGCTCGGCGTTCACCGGCTGACCGTGTTCAAAGCCTATCAGGAGCTAAAGGAGCGCGGACATGTATATGTCAAAGACAAAGCGGGTTATTTTGTCAGCCCGGCCGATCCCGCTCCGGTGACCGACCAGGCGGATGACCCTGCCGTTTCGGCGTGGCTGCATTGGGATTCGCTCGCGCGGGTACAGTCGCTTGAAGCAGACTTCCAGTTTTCCAAATCGCTGATCGATCCGGCCCTTCTCCCCAATCTTTACTGGGGAGAGCTGATGCGGGAGCTGCTGGACCAATATCCGCGGCTGCTCGGAACCTACTCGACCATTCAGGGCGATCTGGAGCTGCGAAGCGCGCTCGCCGCCCATTTGACGGCAAAGGAACGATTCTTTGTCTCGGCGGATGAAGTGCTGATTGCGACAGGCGCGCAGCAAGCCATCGACCTGATTGCGCGCAGCCTCATCCGGCCCGGCGACCGTGTCATGGTGGAACGGCCGACCTACGGCCCCGCCATGGAAATTTTTCGCAAGCAAGGGGCGCGACTGGTTTTTGCGGACATGCATGACGAGGGTTATGACATGGAACAGATCGAACGGCTGATGCGCCAAGAGAAACCCCGGCTGTTCTACCTGACGCCGACGTTCCAGAATCCGACGGGATTGAACATCGGGGCCGAGCAGCGCAAACAGCTGCCGGAATTGGCAGAACAGTACGGCTGTTTCCTGTTGGAGGACGACAGCACCTACGACATCTATTTCGGCGAAAAACCGCCGCCGCCCATTTTCACCTACGATACGACCGGACATACGCTGTACATTCGCAGCTACAGCAAATATGTCGTACCGGGCCTGCGCATCGCGGCCATCATGTGCCGGCCGCGCTTCATGCCCGGGCTGCTGGCCATCAAAACGCTGGCGGATAACGGCTCCCCGCTGCTCAACCAGAAGCTGTTTCTCCGCTATTTCCAATCGCCGCGCATGCACCAGCATCTCTCCAAGCTGCGGACCGCGATCCAGTTGCGCATGGAAGTGATGGAGCAATGCCTGCTGGAAACGGATTGGGTCTGGACCAAACCGGAAGGCGGGCTTAATATTTGGGCAGAGCTGCCGGAAGGCATCGATACGGGCCGTTTGCTGCACCGATGCATGGAGCATTCGGTGGCATTCGTGCCAGGCACGGTGTTCGACCCTTCTGACGCAAGCGCAAGCCGCAAGCTGCGGCTCTCCTTCTCCTACGCGCACGAACAGCAAATCCGCGAAGGCATGGGTCGGCTCATCGAGATTGCCCGGAAAGCATGA
- the clpP gene encoding ATP-dependent Clp endopeptidase proteolytic subunit ClpP, which yields MNVVPYVVEQTARGERSYDIYSRLLKDRIIMVSGEIEDQMANAIVAQLLFLTAEDPDKDIQMYINSPGGSVTAGFSIYDTMQFVKPDISTICTGMAASFGTILLVGGTKGKRMALPNSEIMIHQPHGGTRGQASDMLIHANRIIQHRQRLNQLLADRTGQPLDRIEKDSDRDYFLTSAEAVEYGLIDKVISGT from the coding sequence ATGAACGTAGTACCATACGTAGTGGAGCAGACAGCCCGCGGAGAGCGGAGCTATGATATTTACTCCCGATTGTTGAAAGATCGCATTATTATGGTGTCCGGGGAAATCGAGGACCAGATGGCGAATGCCATCGTGGCACAGCTGTTGTTTCTGACCGCAGAGGATCCCGACAAAGATATCCAAATGTACATCAACAGTCCGGGAGGCTCGGTTACAGCCGGGTTCTCGATTTATGATACGATGCAGTTTGTGAAACCCGATATTTCCACGATCTGCACAGGCATGGCGGCCAGCTTTGGCACGATATTGCTCGTCGGAGGCACCAAAGGCAAACGGATGGCACTGCCGAACAGCGAGATCATGATCCACCAGCCGCATGGCGGCACGCGGGGCCAGGCGTCGGATATGCTGATTCATGCGAACCGGATCATCCAGCACCGCCAGCGTTTGAACCAACTGCTGGCAGATCGCACGGGCCAGCCGCTGGATCGCATCGAGAAGGATTCGGACCGGGACTACTTCCTGACTTCGGCGGAAGCGGTGGAGTATGGATTGATTGACAAGGTGATTTCCGGAACCTGA
- the cobD gene encoding threonine-phosphate decarboxylase CobD, translated as MTDIIEVFGHGGDVETAASRFGGDPADFLDFSANINPLGPPPEVLRALEQGLNAVLRYPDPGHRALKSALGSRLGVAPDCISVGNGAAENMALLLLGLAPRRVGTVEPGFSEYAALSRQFGAEVISVRGRQELDWRAETEDIERLLEQVDMLFLGQPNNPNGVQYPVAVLERLALKAGQTGAMLVVDEAFMDFIPAEKRHSLAARLHEFPQVVIIRSMTKFYAIPGLRLGYALGRPELIEAMTAKQVTWSVNGLAMIAGEACLRSGESFERETLRQIALERRRLSDALQGYGCEVTPGEANFLLVRLPDPWTAATMQAALGGQGILIRSCAMYPGLTERHVRIAVKDEPSNKRLIEALGCVITAQTSKTEEPVGTDEQIEAVPDPVQKSGGGVQ; from the coding sequence ATGACCGATATCATTGAAGTTTTCGGACATGGCGGGGACGTGGAGACGGCCGCATCCCGTTTCGGGGGAGATCCCGCCGATTTTCTCGATTTTAGCGCAAACATCAATCCCCTGGGTCCGCCGCCGGAAGTGCTGCGTGCATTGGAACAGGGTTTGAATGCGGTGCTGCGCTATCCCGATCCGGGACATCGCGCGTTGAAATCCGCTTTGGGCAGCAGGCTGGGAGTCGCTCCGGATTGTATATCCGTAGGCAACGGCGCGGCGGAGAACATGGCCTTATTGCTGCTTGGACTGGCTCCCCGCAGGGTGGGAACCGTGGAACCGGGCTTTTCGGAGTATGCCGCTCTATCCCGGCAATTCGGAGCAGAAGTGATCAGCGTTCGTGGACGGCAAGAGCTGGATTGGCGGGCCGAGACGGAGGACATCGAACGATTGCTGGAACAGGTGGACATGCTCTTCCTGGGCCAGCCGAATAACCCGAACGGCGTGCAGTATCCGGTAGCCGTACTGGAACGTTTGGCTCTCAAGGCTGGGCAAACGGGTGCGATGCTCGTCGTGGACGAAGCCTTCATGGACTTTATTCCGGCGGAGAAGCGTCACTCGCTTGCGGCAAGGCTGCATGAATTTCCGCAGGTTGTCATCATCCGCTCCATGACCAAGTTCTATGCGATACCCGGACTGCGTCTGGGTTACGCCTTGGGACGGCCTGAACTGATCGAGGCAATGACAGCCAAGCAGGTGACGTGGAGCGTCAACGGCCTTGCGATGATTGCCGGGGAAGCCTGCCTGCGCAGCGGAGAGTCGTTCGAACGGGAAACGTTGCGGCAGATTGCGCTGGAACGCAGGCGGCTAAGTGATGCTTTGCAAGGATACGGCTGTGAGGTAACGCCTGGAGAGGCCAACTTCCTGCTCGTTCGTTTGCCCGACCCGTGGACTGCTGCCACCATGCAGGCGGCGCTTGGCGGGCAGGGCATCCTCATCCGCAGCTGTGCGATGTATCCGGGTCTTACGGAGCGTCATGTCCGCATTGCGGTTAAAGACGAGCCGTCCAACAAACGGTTGATCGAAGCGCTGGGCTGTGTAATAACCGCCCAAACTTCGAAAACGGAGGAACCGGTCGGGACGGATGAGCAGATCGAAGCTGTACCCGACCCGGTTCAAAAATCGGGGGGTGGCGTCCAATGA
- the cbiB gene encoding adenosylcobinamide-phosphate synthase CbiB: MTGAWVLLAAYIVDRCIGDPRWIPHPVIGMGKGITALERWIRAKVHSDQGLKKAGLWFPIVIAGGAFILTWLLLIVLGLIHPLLAVLAEILLIATTIASKGLKDAGMEVYRHLAQGDLPGARRSLGMIVGRDTEHLEEPEIVRGTVETVAENIVDAIVSPLFYALLGGAPLAMAYRAVNTLDSMVGYKNEKYLHLGWASARLDDWANWIPARITALLLIAGAWVMKLDARQSARMVSRDARLHPSPNSGFPESAVAGALGIRLGGHNVYHGVASFRAYMGEPTRPMEAEDIVRTSRLMFWSAGSFVLLCILVNLLVWFCGGSLLWT, from the coding sequence ATGACGGGTGCCTGGGTGCTGCTGGCGGCATACATCGTCGATCGCTGCATCGGTGATCCTCGCTGGATTCCCCATCCGGTCATCGGCATGGGCAAAGGCATTACGGCTTTAGAACGATGGATCCGTGCTAAGGTTCATTCGGATCAAGGGCTCAAAAAGGCCGGATTATGGTTCCCGATCGTGATTGCCGGCGGCGCTTTTATTTTGACATGGTTGCTGCTCATCGTACTGGGCCTGATCCATCCGCTGCTTGCCGTTTTGGCTGAAATCCTGTTGATAGCGACCACCATTGCCTCCAAAGGATTGAAGGATGCAGGCATGGAGGTTTATCGCCATTTGGCACAAGGCGACCTTCCGGGAGCCAGACGTTCGCTCGGCATGATCGTGGGCAGGGATACCGAGCATCTGGAGGAACCGGAGATCGTGCGCGGGACGGTGGAGACGGTGGCCGAAAACATCGTCGATGCCATCGTCTCCCCGCTGTTCTATGCGCTGCTCGGCGGAGCTCCGCTAGCTATGGCCTACCGTGCGGTCAACACGCTGGATTCGATGGTCGGTTACAAAAACGAGAAGTACCTGCATCTCGGCTGGGCCTCGGCACGTCTTGACGATTGGGCCAACTGGATTCCGGCGCGGATCACGGCCTTATTGCTCATCGCGGGTGCCTGGGTCATGAAGCTGGATGCAAGGCAGTCGGCACGCATGGTCTCCAGGGATGCACGATTGCATCCAAGTCCGAACAGCGGGTTTCCCGAGTCGGCTGTCGCCGGGGCGCTCGGCATTCGGCTTGGCGGGCACAATGTTTACCATGGCGTAGCTTCATTTCGTGCATATATGGGTGAGCCCACTCGTCCAATGGAGGCCGAAGACATCGTGCGCACGTCGCGCTTAATGTTCTGGTCGGCCGGATCGTTCGTACTGCTCTGCATCTTGGTGAATCTTCTGGTTTGGTTCTGCGGAGGCTCGTTGTTATGGACATGA
- a CDS encoding DUF3139 domain-containing protein, with translation MKISKGKLVIFLLFALIIGIFAFLWNIQRSREAEVQAYLVDVKGYSKADILAIDTHFGKAPLVNTEVIFKDEPNARYFYKKENGAIFQYNSAPVNGVNPDYSYKHLEPVQP, from the coding sequence ATGAAAATCAGCAAAGGAAAATTAGTTATCTTCCTGTTGTTTGCTTTGATTATTGGAATATTTGCATTTTTATGGAATATTCAAAGAAGTAGGGAAGCAGAAGTACAAGCCTATCTCGTTGACGTCAAGGGATACAGCAAGGCAGACATTCTAGCCATTGACACCCATTTCGGCAAAGCGCCGCTCGTTAACACCGAGGTCATATTCAAAGATGAACCAAACGCAAGATATTTCTATAAAAAAGAGAATGGTGCTATATTTCAATATAATAGCGCACCCGTAAATGGGGTAAATCCCGATTATTCATATAAACACCTTGAACCTGTTCAACCTTAG
- a CDS encoding EamA family transporter encodes MVAAAFAIMCLIFGTTFLAIKIGVEAGLPPFLSAGLRFVAAGALMFAWMWMKGRVKLSLLWRKEMLLTGMGLTFGTFATLYWAEQYVSSGVGAILSATGPLMIMIMQTALLRQKTSLRIVAGYLVGFGGVVLVVLPGISFGGGALWLLGCIAVLVGELCYSAGALYSKKVINQFSDSDPVAINAVQMMYGGVLLLGLSAVTEPWKMSISTLDWQPAILSLLYLTVIGSMVGHSLFYWIMSRTNPLFPATWLYISPPIAVVLGAVLYNEHVSWMTWTGVVLIVSGLLAMNDKVISALRAGIQKVQFKARVG; translated from the coding sequence ATGGTAGCGGCAGCATTTGCGATAATGTGTTTGATTTTCGGTACGACGTTTTTGGCGATCAAAATTGGCGTGGAGGCAGGGCTTCCGCCTTTTCTGTCCGCAGGACTGCGGTTTGTGGCCGCCGGAGCGCTGATGTTTGCATGGATGTGGATGAAAGGACGCGTGAAGCTCTCCCTGTTGTGGCGGAAAGAAATGCTGTTAACAGGCATGGGATTGACCTTCGGCACATTTGCGACGCTGTATTGGGCTGAACAATATGTCAGTTCCGGCGTGGGGGCCATTTTGTCGGCGACGGGGCCGCTCATGATCATGATTATGCAAACCGCGCTGTTACGGCAAAAAACATCGCTTCGCATCGTGGCGGGGTACTTAGTCGGCTTTGGCGGGGTGGTGCTGGTCGTTCTGCCAGGCATATCGTTCGGGGGAGGTGCATTGTGGCTCTTGGGCTGCATTGCCGTTTTGGTGGGAGAATTATGTTATTCGGCAGGGGCGTTATATTCGAAAAAGGTCATTAACCAGTTCAGCGACAGCGATCCGGTGGCCATCAATGCCGTGCAAATGATGTACGGGGGCGTGCTGCTTTTGGGACTCTCGGCTGTAACCGAGCCTTGGAAGATGAGCATAAGCACCTTGGATTGGCAGCCTGCCATCCTGTCCCTGTTATATTTAACGGTGATCGGTTCAATGGTGGGGCACAGTCTGTTCTATTGGATCATGTCGCGCACCAATCCGCTGTTCCCGGCGACCTGGCTGTATATCTCCCCGCCGATCGCCGTTGTTCTGGGGGCTGTGCTCTATAACGAGCATGTCAGCTGGATGACGTGGACGGGCGTCGTGCTGATCGTTTCCGGCCTGCTTGCCATGAACGACAAGGTCATATCCGCATTGCGAGCAGGGATTCAAAAAGTACAATTCAAAGCACGGGTTGGATGA